The Oryzias melastigma strain HK-1 linkage group LG3, ASM292280v2, whole genome shotgun sequence genome contains a region encoding:
- the rab4a gene encoding ras-related protein Rab-4A, giving the protein MSESYDFLFKFLVIGNAGTGKSCLLHQFIEKRFKDESNHTIGVEFGSKIISVVNKMVKLQIWDTAGQERFRSVTRSYYRGAAGALLVYDITSRETYNALTTWLSDARMLASQNIVIILCGNKKDLDADREVTFLEASRFAQENELMFLETSALTGENVEEAFVQCARKILNKIESGELDPERMGSGIQYGDAALRQLRSPRRAQPQGTQECGC; this is encoded by the exons ATGTCGGAGTCGTACG attttctgtttaaattccTAGTGATTGGAAATGCTGGAACAGGCAAATCCTGCCTTCTGCACCAGTTCATAGAAAAGAGAT TCAAAGATGAGTCCAACCACACAATTGGAGTAGAGTTTGGCTCCAAGATCATCAGTGTTGTCAACAAAATGGTCAAACTTCAGATTTGGGACACTGCAGGACAAGAACGTTTCAG GTCTGTTACCAGGAGCTACTatagaggagcagcaggagcattGCTGGTTTATGATATTACCAG TCGAGAAACCTACAACGCTTTGACCACGTGGTTAAGTGATGCTAGGATGCTGGCCAGTCAAAACATTGTAATTATCCTGTGTGGGAACAAAAAGGATCTAGATGCTGACAGAGAGGTTACGTTTCTGGAGGCGTCACGCTTTGCTCAGGAAAATG AGTTAATGTTCCTGGAGACCAGCGCTCTCACAGGAGAGAATGTGGAAGAAGCTTTTGTCCAGTGTGCCCGGAAAATCCTGAATAAAATAGAGTCAG GAGAGCTAGATCCAGAGAGGATGGGGTCAGGTATCCAATACGGGGACGCTGCCTTACGCCAGCTTCGTTCACCCCGCCGCGCTCAGCCGCAGGGCACCCAGGAGTGTGGCTGCTAG
- the ccsapb gene encoding centriole, cilia and spindle-associated protein, which translates to MTDAARLQLHRRHLSCASVKSEASFPFKMVTKRIRSEYMKKFKDPKWETYTKCYEEMLKYRLTRRLLEYTHKPWFWSGSDSDSDSGDRSPPPCKNQVGVESSRQKRETEECQEVRKTRQEEQQTRSTGPPPRIPIGDDEEEDAPQSVHGSQHDSTRETRLLQVEEEEQKAKGNKQSTAVPRDPERVREFTQPQLRKSSKSTKRAQKVRPAPPRQPGKDAKESRHPFALYGSGERSADVAGRRTHNVGPAASTTEIHESALRARTRREVERQMQIQRSEKRRAKSADVEKARRLVEPEFNPWLSEYMRCFSARSR; encoded by the exons atGACAGACGCAGCTCGCCTGCAGCTCCACCGACGCCATCTGTCCTGCGCTTCCGTGAAATCCGAGGCCAGC TTTCCTTTTAAGATGGTGACAAAGAGGATCCGCTCCGAGTACATGAAGAAATTCAAGGATCCGAAATGGGAGACCTACACCAAATGCTACGAGGAGATGCTGAAGTACAGACTGACACGCAGGCTGCTGGAGTACACACACAAACCCTGGTTCTGGAGCGGTTCTGACAGTGATTCAGACTCAGGAGACAGGAGCCCACCTCCCTGCAAGAACCAGGTAGGGGTTGAATCCAGCAGACAAAAGAGAGAAACGGAGGAGTGTCAGGAGGTGAGGAAGACCAGACAAGAGGAGCAGCAGACCAGAAGCACAGGTCCTCCACCGAGAATCCCCATTGGagatgatgaggaagaggatgctCCACAATCTGTTCATG GCTCACAGCATGACAGCACCAGGGAGACGAGACTCTTGCAAgtagaggaagaggagcagaaagCCAAAGGAAACAAACAGTCAACAGCAGTTCCCAGAGATCCAG aGAGAGTCAGAGAGTTTACGCAACCACAACTGAGAAAATCCTCCAAATCGACAAAAAGAGCACAGAAGGTGAGGCCCGCTCCACCAAGGCAGCCCGGAAAGGATGCAAAGGAAAGCAGGCATCCATTCGCTCTATACGGCTCAGGGGAGAGGAGTGCTGACGTGGCAGGCAGAAGGACGCACAACGTCGGCCCTGCGGCATCCACGACTGAG ATCCATGAATCAGCTCTACGTGCGAGGACCAGGAGGGAGGTGGAGCGACAGATGCAGATCCAGCGAAGTGAGAAGAGGAGAGCAAAGTCTGCGGATGTGGAAAAGGCCAGAAGACTCGTTGAACCAGAGTTCAACCCTTGGCTTAGCGAGTACATGCGCTGTTTTTCTGCTCGCTCTCGATAG